The genomic interval GCTTTGCCGTGTCACAATCATCCATATCGCCCcatttcacttttttatgttaatCAATTCATATTTTACATGTATAGGAGACTAGGAAAGGGTACTGAAACACAAGAGCATAGTAAACAACTGTTCTTCAAAAATGAGTCACTGAAAAGATATTTTGCAGAGGCCCAGTGTATATGGCTGCTGCGATATATATATCAAGTGAACAAGAGTCataagacaagagagagagagagagagagagagagagagagagagagagagagagagagagagagagagagagagagagagagagcgcacaatGGAGGAAATAATTGAAAATCCACTGTTCACGAATGAATTATTGCATCATTAATATACAATTATACCTGCATACATTGGCACAACGCCTGCATGCTTATGACAAACCTTTAGTTTGGCATGAAACCacttccaccgccaccaccaccaccacatcatcacaTGCTTCACTATTATCGATGCAAAGCAGACCTCAACAGTTAATGAGGTCATGTCAATTGCGCAGTGGTCCATCCTTGACAGagtaaaaaacaatgaaaatactcccacagtgtgtgtgtgtgcgtgtgtgtgtgtgtgtgtgtgtgggattacCTCACCGTCAGTGGGTAAGCCTGCAGGGCATCTGGGAGTTCCGTCACCACACCGAAGGCGCCCATGGCAAAGCTCAATCCATCCTGTCCGGACGCACCCCCTTGCTGCGCCTGTCGATTATGAAATAAACACGTAATGCACAAAGGAGAAATATTTCAGCCATATGAACCGTAATGGTAGTACATAAGAAATTTcaattacattattttctttctttttgagagagagagagagagagagagagagagagagagagagagagagagagagagagagagagagagagatttgtttcCATGCACCCAAGTTACTTGCAAGAGAATGACGTGTCACTGAATATAGTGAGCTCTTGCCTGATGGGTGAGTGGAGTGAAGGCCAGCAGGAAGCTCGTCAACCAGAGGATGCTTGCGGTGAGGTCCCTGATTCCCATTATCACTTGATTAGCTGCACCGGACAAAGCATGAGTAGTGCAATAGGAACTGGATATGTACGATCATCTCAGCATATAAATGTACAATGTGAGGATACTCATGTAACACGTCATGGATCCTTATAAGTTATCTGGATGACGCAAACCCGCTGTCACCTGTGAAGTGGCACGGGAGCGGAACCACGAGTGTGAGGTTCTCCTTCATACAATGAACATCACATCCCAAACTGCGCCTCTTGATGAAAGTGGCATTTGAAAGACAAAACATACCTTCAGCCTATACCAGGTGAGGTAACCGAGCGGAGAATGTGGCAACCGGATGACGGCAGTATACTGATAAAAGCTGTTGTAGTTGTGCCACGCAGTGCACCGAGGCCTAACACCTGCAGTCTTCGCCGCAGGTGTTCTCTGTTGTAGTGACACTTGCATTCACCATTTTGATTGGCACTGACAACGAGGTGAATAGTTAATATAGCATGTGGCAACATAATAACTGCGCCGTACTCCCTGCTCCCCGCCCACTCATGTAGCCCACTCACCTCTGCATTGAAGTTCATGTTAACGCAaactcttttcttaattttatcttaacttttacgaaagaaaaaaaaaatgcaacaagaATGAAATATGTCTTACTGAGGATACATGTATAAgcattgataaagaaaaaaaaagggggggtgggggaatTCGGATGTTTATAGTAGtaaatttcattaattttactaCATAGTACAGTGAGAAAATAAGGATTAGAGTAAAAGAATTGTAATAATATAAGCTTATATTAATGTACATAAGTAGTAACTAGAATGCAGGGTGCATTCAAGGAAACGAAGTGAAATCTAGTAAgaggtagggaaaaaaaatgtttgtttgatTTCTGACCATTGTTATAATATACTGTACATTTTACCTGTTAATTAGGGCATGTGAATGAATATTGAATCCCACTATAGCAGTATCCGAGTGAACATTCCTCACGTAAACAGTGCGaggagacacacaaacatacagacggacagacagtcagtcagtcccgcAGCGCCTCCGTGACAGCCAGCAGGGTGGAGCACGCCAGCCCTGCATTTTGACCTCTGCCCCACCACTTTCCCAGCCGAGTGTTAAATGTTAATGAGCAGTGCAGTGAGGTGATGTGAGTCGCATGACACAGCGTCCGTCATGCCCGTGGTGCTCGACAGACTGCCCCTGCCTAACCTGACTTGGTACACGGGCCTCAGTGTGGTGCTGCTCGCCTGTTCTGTGTACTATGCTGGCGTCCAGGTCACTCTCAACCCCAACTGGAAGGAGAGACTGCTGGAGAAGACTACCGGCAGCGATGATGAGGTGTCCCTCTATCACGTCAGCGGCGGGGGTCATGAGGCCCCCGGGGGTGAGGGGCGCCACATGACCCCATATCTCATCCCAGAGGTCATCAGTTTCATGTTCCACGAGCCTCTCTGCATTTGGGTAAGGTTACTGTAGTGCTAACTCGGTGGTCCATGCTGACAGTGATTTATCCAGTCACACAAACATATTGACATGTTGCATCAGTGACCTTTGTATGTGTATTACATAACGTGAGTGCTTCATGCTCATTGGAATGATGAATATCTGGAATCATGCACATCTCACATTGCTGGATGAAGCTATTTTGTCTCAAGGATTTCAATATGCTTTGAATGAACTTGCCAGTTGTATCCAAAAGAAATAAATTTTGGtttatctgttatttatttttatttattgattattatagttattatcattattactcttCTAATtaccatatttatttatttgttcattttatttttcaccagCCATCCATCCCCAGCCAAAAACTACTGATTTCCAATCAAATCAAAAGCCAAATCAAACAAtcaaaacctgtctttttaaaCCTCAGTATTAACTTCATAACCCTCTGGAGCAAATGGTCTCACAGTGCACGTAACCCTGTGGTGCTGTCAGCCTTGCGTGGCCCCTGGCAGCCCACATGTGCTGTCTTGCTTAAACTCCGAGCACTCACAGGTTATCTTGAAAACAAGTGATTTTTGATGGAAGAGCTATTAGCaaagtgtgaaaaaaacaaaacttagcaggataatatatttttttgtctgctgGTGTAAGGTGGTCATAATTCTAGACCAGTAGTATCAGTAATGTACAATGATGGTTTAGTGAGCTTTGTTATCATTTGACAGAAAAGCACGAGCCATAA from Scylla paramamosain isolate STU-SP2022 chromosome 6, ASM3559412v1, whole genome shotgun sequence carries:
- the LOC135101260 gene encoding uncharacterized protein LOC135101260 isoform X2 — encoded protein: MFCLSNATFIKRRSLGCDVHCMKENLTLVVPLPCHFTANQVIMGIRDLTASILWLTSFLLAFTPLTHQAQQGGASGQDGLSFAMGAFGVVTELPDALQAYPLTVRIAGGSRPS
- the LOC135101260 gene encoding uncharacterized protein LOC135101260 isoform X3, translated to MGIRDLTASILWLTSFLLAFTPLTHQAQQGGASGQDGLSFAMGAFGVVTELPDALQAYPLTNSWGKPTVIRVVQGGVNIDSDYDDEIITYKVKATAPEAGVKVANVEH
- the LOC135101260 gene encoding uncharacterized protein LOC135101260 isoform X1; its protein translation is MFCLSNATFIKRRSLGCDVHCMKENLTLVVPLPCHFTANQVIMGIRDLTASILWLTSFLLAFTPLTHQAQQGGASGQDGLSFAMGAFGVVTELPDALQAYPLTNSWGKPTVIRVVQGGVNIDSDYDDEIITYKVKATAPEAGVKVANVEH